A single Phragmites australis chromosome 4, lpPhrAust1.1, whole genome shotgun sequence DNA region contains:
- the LOC133915031 gene encoding uncharacterized protein LOC133915031 isoform X1, with protein MDAMRKQLDVLMGANRNGDVEEVNRNYYDRDVCRLFLAGLCPHDLFQLTKMDLGPCSKVHSLQLRKDYEEAKSKGSGNFDQELEDMIERLIVECDRKIQRALKRLADEDAKAAIAISVSEVTLTDEILQLSKQIKEKMKEVDTFDFEGRTDDKIKAQEVAEELKAKRADMQATLLLDAFNKDRASLPQPAPPPQIAAVPPPAPPDARTQEMINEKLKKAEELGEQGMVDEAQKALEEAETLKKLAPRQEPASESSKYTVADVRITDQKLRLCDICGAFLSVYDNDRRLADHFGGKLHLGYLLIREKLKELQEQRNKRRKDRSEDDRRSREHSKDPNNRASRERKDRVESRESRRDHDRDRDRRHDRDRRHDRDRDRDYDRSRGHDSRRRDRSRSRERRRHDRY; from the exons ATGGACGCGATGCGGAAGCAGCTGGACGTGCTCATGGGGGCCAACCGCAACGGCGACGTGGAGGAGGTCAACCGCAACTACTACGACCGCGACGTctgccgcctcttcctcgcGGGCCTATGCCCGCACGACCTCTTCCAGCTCACG AAAATGGATCTCGGACCTTGTTCCAAGGTTCACTCGCTTCAACTGCGGAAAGA TTATGAAGAAGCGAAATCAAAGGGATCAGGGAATTTTGATCAAGAACTCGAGGATATGATAGAGAGACTCATTGTGGAGTGTGATAGGAAAATTCAAAGGGCACTGAAACGCCTTGCGGATGAGGATGCCAAGGCTGCTATTGCAATATCTGTGTCTGAGGTTACTCTG ACAGACGAGATACTGCAGCTGTCAAAACAGATCAAGGAGAAAATGAAAGAAGTTGATACCTTTG ATTTTGAAGGGAGAACTGATGATAAAATCAAGGCCCAGGAAGTGGCAGAAGAACTGAAAGCTAAAAGGGCTGATATGCAG GCTACCCTCTTGCTTGATGCTTTTAACAAGGACAGAGCTTCATTACCTCAACCTGCTCCACCTCCTCAAATAGCAGCAGTGCCACCGCCTGCCCCTCCAGATGCTCGTACTCAAGAAATGATTAATGAAAAGCTTAAGAAAGCTGAAGAGCTTG GTGAACAAGGCATGGTAGATGAAGCTCAGAAAGCTTTGGAAGAGGCAGAAACTCTGAAAAAG TTGGCACCACGGCAGGAGCCAGCTTCAGAATCTTCTAAATATACAGTTGCTGATGTTCGAATT ACTGATCAGAAGCTACGCCTCTGTGACATTTGTGGAGCATTTCTGAGTGTATATGACAA TGATCGACGTCTCGCTGACCATTTTGGAGGGAAGCTACACTTGGGCTACTTGCTGATTCGTGAAAAACTGAAAGAACTCCAG GAgcagagaaataaaagaaggaAGGACAGATCTGAAGATGATAGACG ATCAAGAGAACACAGCAAGGACCCCAACAACCGAGCATCCAGGGAAAGAAAGGACAGAGTTGAGTCTCGAGAAAGTAGAAGAGATCACGATAGGGATCGCGATAGACGCCATGATAGAGACCGTCGCCATGACCGTGATCGGGATAGAGATTACGACCGCTCCCGCGGCCATGATTCAAGGAGAAGGGACCGTTCTCGATCCAGGGAGCGCAG GCGCCATGATAGATACTGA
- the LOC133915031 gene encoding uncharacterized protein LOC133915031 isoform X2 — MDAMRKQLDVLMGANRNGDVEEVNRNYYDRDVCRLFLAGLCPHDLFQLTKMDLGPCSKVHSLQLRKDYEEAKSKGSGNFDQELEDMIERLIVECDRKIQRALKRLADEDAKAAIAISVSETDEILQLSKQIKEKMKEVDTFDFEGRTDDKIKAQEVAEELKAKRADMQATLLLDAFNKDRASLPQPAPPPQIAAVPPPAPPDARTQEMINEKLKKAEELGEQGMVDEAQKALEEAETLKKLAPRQEPASESSKYTVADVRITDQKLRLCDICGAFLSVYDNDRRLADHFGGKLHLGYLLIREKLKELQEQRNKRRKDRSEDDRRSREHSKDPNNRASRERKDRVESRESRRDHDRDRDRRHDRDRRHDRDRDRDYDRSRGHDSRRRDRSRSRERRRHDRY; from the exons ATGGACGCGATGCGGAAGCAGCTGGACGTGCTCATGGGGGCCAACCGCAACGGCGACGTGGAGGAGGTCAACCGCAACTACTACGACCGCGACGTctgccgcctcttcctcgcGGGCCTATGCCCGCACGACCTCTTCCAGCTCACG AAAATGGATCTCGGACCTTGTTCCAAGGTTCACTCGCTTCAACTGCGGAAAGA TTATGAAGAAGCGAAATCAAAGGGATCAGGGAATTTTGATCAAGAACTCGAGGATATGATAGAGAGACTCATTGTGGAGTGTGATAGGAAAATTCAAAGGGCACTGAAACGCCTTGCGGATGAGGATGCCAAGGCTGCTATTGCAATATCTGTGTCTGAG ACAGACGAGATACTGCAGCTGTCAAAACAGATCAAGGAGAAAATGAAAGAAGTTGATACCTTTG ATTTTGAAGGGAGAACTGATGATAAAATCAAGGCCCAGGAAGTGGCAGAAGAACTGAAAGCTAAAAGGGCTGATATGCAG GCTACCCTCTTGCTTGATGCTTTTAACAAGGACAGAGCTTCATTACCTCAACCTGCTCCACCTCCTCAAATAGCAGCAGTGCCACCGCCTGCCCCTCCAGATGCTCGTACTCAAGAAATGATTAATGAAAAGCTTAAGAAAGCTGAAGAGCTTG GTGAACAAGGCATGGTAGATGAAGCTCAGAAAGCTTTGGAAGAGGCAGAAACTCTGAAAAAG TTGGCACCACGGCAGGAGCCAGCTTCAGAATCTTCTAAATATACAGTTGCTGATGTTCGAATT ACTGATCAGAAGCTACGCCTCTGTGACATTTGTGGAGCATTTCTGAGTGTATATGACAA TGATCGACGTCTCGCTGACCATTTTGGAGGGAAGCTACACTTGGGCTACTTGCTGATTCGTGAAAAACTGAAAGAACTCCAG GAgcagagaaataaaagaaggaAGGACAGATCTGAAGATGATAGACG ATCAAGAGAACACAGCAAGGACCCCAACAACCGAGCATCCAGGGAAAGAAAGGACAGAGTTGAGTCTCGAGAAAGTAGAAGAGATCACGATAGGGATCGCGATAGACGCCATGATAGAGACCGTCGCCATGACCGTGATCGGGATAGAGATTACGACCGCTCCCGCGGCCATGATTCAAGGAGAAGGGACCGTTCTCGATCCAGGGAGCGCAG GCGCCATGATAGATACTGA
- the LOC133915032 gene encoding small ribosomal subunit protein bS6c-like has product MSKIRPNGVFKAGVASYPYLSSGHEQHLRPPLGFPPMPPPMALPLSSSAATTLPTLPPFRSRVPATLHLPSARASARAVSAGYAASFYGGSASAASGAEDEGVGDEGGSSAGFGAGLGLGGGGLGMSAAEAALALEEREMPPCPPGLRQYETMVVLRPDMSEEERLALIQRYEELLVAGGAMYVEVFNRGVIPLAYSIRKRNSRTGLPSTYYDGIYLLVTYFTKPESLDALQQRLNADDDVIRSTSFKVRKRKAF; this is encoded by the exons ATGTCCAAAATTCGTCCAAACGGAGTTTTTAAGGCGGGCGTGGCGTCCTATCCTTATCTATCCAGTGGACACGAACAGCACCTCCGCCCTCCCCTCGGCTTCCCTCCAATGCCGCCACCCATGGCGCtgcccctctcctcctccgccgccactACACTCCCTACGCTCCCGCCCTTCCGCTCTCGCGTGCCCGCCACACTGCACCTCCCCTCGGCCCGCGCCAGCGCCCGCGCGGTCTCCGCCGGCTACGCCGCGTCCTTCTACGGCGGCTCGGCGTCTGCGGCCAGCGGCGCCGAGGACGAGGGGGTCGGCGACGAGGGGGGCTCCTCCGCGGGGTTCGGCGCCGGGCTGggactcggcggcggcgggctcgGGATGTCGGCCGcggaggcggcgctggcgctggAGGAGCGCGAGATGCCGCCCTGCCCGCCAGGGCTGCGCCAGTACGAGACCATGGTGGTGCTCCGCCCCGACATGTCCGAGGAGGAGCGTCTCGCCCTCATCCAGCGCTACGAGGAG CTGCTTGTCGCCGGCGGCGCCATGTACGTGGAGGTCTTCAACCGGGGAGTCATCCCACTGGCATACAGCATCAGGAAGAGGAACAGCCGGACCGGCCTGCCGTCCACCTACTACGACGGCATATACCTCCTCGTCACCTACTTCACCAAGCCGGAGTCCTTGGACGCTCTGCAGCAAAGGCTCAATGCCGACGACGATGTCATCCGGTCGACCAGCTTCAAGGTCCGCAAGCGGAAGGCCTTCTAA
- the LOC133915033 gene encoding uncharacterized protein LOC133915033 isoform X1, with the protein MSSSENITVTERGGKDKDHDEGGGGFIDKVKDFIHDIGEKIEEAVGFGKPTADVSGIHIPHISLHRADLVVDVLIKNPNPVPIPLVDIDYLIDSDGRKLVSGLIPDAGTIHAHGEETVKIPVSLVFDDIKSTYKDIQPGSIIPYLVRVVLLVDVPIIGRIKIPLEKTGEIPVPYKPDVDVEKIKFHRFSFDDTTATLHLKLENKNDFDLGLNMLQYEMWLGDDSIASAELTQSAKIEKQGITRMQVPFSFSPKDFGSAVWDMIRGRGTGYTIKGKIDVDTPFGNMKLPISKEGGTTRLKKDEDEDDDDEE; encoded by the exons ATGTCTTCGTCGGAGAACATCACGGTGACCGAACGCGGCGGCAAGGACAAGGACCATgacgagggcggcggcggcttcatCGACAAGGTGAAGGACTTCATCCACGACATCGGCGAGAAGATCGAGGAGGCCGTCGGCTTCGGCAAGCCcaccgccgacgtctccggcaTCCACATCCCCCACATCAGCCTCCACCGCGCCGACCTCGTCGTGGACGTCCTCATCAAGAACCCCAACCCCGTCCCCATCCCGCTCGTCGACATCGACTACCTCATCGACAGCGACGGCCGCAAGCTCGTCTCCGGCCTCATCCCCGACGCTGGCACCATCCACGCCCACGGCGAGGAGACCGTCAAGATCCCCGTCTCCCTCGTCTTCGACGACATCAAGAGCACCTACAAGGACATCCAGCCCGGGAGCATCATCCCCTACCTCGTCCgcgtcgtcctcctcgtcgACGTCCCCATCATCGGCCGGATCAAGATCCCGCTCGAGAAGACCGGCGAGATCCCCGTCCCCTACAAGCCCGACGTCGACgtcgagaagatcaagttccaCAGGTTCTCCTTCGACGACACTACCGCCACGCTTCACCTCAAGCTCGAGAACAAGAACGATTTCGACCTCGGACTCAACATGCTCCAGTACGAGATGTGGCTCGGCGACGACAGCATCGCCTCCGCCGAGCTCACGCAGAGCGCCAAGATCGAGAAGCAGGGGATCACCAGGATGCAAGTCCCGTTCAGCTTCAGCCCCAAGGATTTCGGATCAGCTGTCTGGGACATGATCAGGGGCAGGGGGACAGGGTACACCATCAAGGGGAAGATTGATGTGGACACCCCGTTTGGGAACATGAAACTGCCCATCAGCAAAGAGGGTGGAACCACTCGCCTCAAgaaggacgaggacgaggacgacgacgacgag GAGTGA
- the LOC133915033 gene encoding uncharacterized protein LOC133915033 isoform X2 — MSSSENITVTERGGKDKDHDEGGGGFIDKVKDFIHDIGEKIEEAVGFGKPTADVSGIHIPHISLHRADLVVDVLIKNPNPVPIPLVDIDYLIDSDGRKLVSGLIPDAGTIHAHGEETVKIPVSLVFDDIKSTYKDIQPGSIIPYLVRVVLLVDVPIIGRIKIPLEKTGEIPVPYKPDVDVEKIKFHRFSFDDTTATLHLKLENKNDFDLGLNMLQYEMWLGDDSIASAELTQSAKIEKQGITRMQVPFSFSPKDFGSAVWDMIRGRGTGYTIKGKIDVDTPFGNMKLPISKEGGTTRLKKDEDEDDDDE, encoded by the exons ATGTCTTCGTCGGAGAACATCACGGTGACCGAACGCGGCGGCAAGGACAAGGACCATgacgagggcggcggcggcttcatCGACAAGGTGAAGGACTTCATCCACGACATCGGCGAGAAGATCGAGGAGGCCGTCGGCTTCGGCAAGCCcaccgccgacgtctccggcaTCCACATCCCCCACATCAGCCTCCACCGCGCCGACCTCGTCGTGGACGTCCTCATCAAGAACCCCAACCCCGTCCCCATCCCGCTCGTCGACATCGACTACCTCATCGACAGCGACGGCCGCAAGCTCGTCTCCGGCCTCATCCCCGACGCTGGCACCATCCACGCCCACGGCGAGGAGACCGTCAAGATCCCCGTCTCCCTCGTCTTCGACGACATCAAGAGCACCTACAAGGACATCCAGCCCGGGAGCATCATCCCCTACCTCGTCCgcgtcgtcctcctcgtcgACGTCCCCATCATCGGCCGGATCAAGATCCCGCTCGAGAAGACCGGCGAGATCCCCGTCCCCTACAAGCCCGACGTCGACgtcgagaagatcaagttccaCAGGTTCTCCTTCGACGACACTACCGCCACGCTTCACCTCAAGCTCGAGAACAAGAACGATTTCGACCTCGGACTCAACATGCTCCAGTACGAGATGTGGCTCGGCGACGACAGCATCGCCTCCGCCGAGCTCACGCAGAGCGCCAAGATCGAGAAGCAGGGGATCACCAGGATGCAAGTCCCGTTCAGCTTCAGCCCCAAGGATTTCGGATCAGCTGTCTGGGACATGATCAGGGGCAGGGGGACAGGGTACACCATCAAGGGGAAGATTGATGTGGACACCCCGTTTGGGAACATGAAACTGCCCATCAGCAAAGAGGGTGGAACCACTCGCCTCAAgaaggacgaggacgaggacgacgacgacgag TGA
- the LOC133915034 gene encoding uncharacterized protein LOC133915034, with protein MAGSAAYSASATVVVMAKGNGKGKGARGGGSAGSNKVWRPPRITSNVKQNLRILKFWKDYERRQTSGPQPATRYRKKKVIKEVLPDDTDIYEDPSSTLHFTSQGLEIASPVILVDGYNVCGYWGKLKKDFMNGRQEIARQMLIDELVSFSAVREVKVVVVFDAAMSGLSTHKETYKGVDVVYSTDLSADSWIEKEVEALVADGCPKVWVVTSDALEQQLAHGEGALIWSSKRLVKELKESEKELDIELKETRSTSLQGKLLQHKLNPKVVHALKGLRNQLEEQERRKK; from the exons ATGGCGGGCTCGGCAGCCTACTCCGCGTCCGCCACTGTGGTGGTGATGGCCAAGGGCAACGGCAAGGGCAAGGGCGCCAGAGGCGGCGGCTCCGCGGGCTCCAACAAG GTGTGGCGGCCTCCTAGGATTACATCTAATGTTAAGCAGAACTTGAGGattctaaaattttggaag GACTATGAAAGGAGGCAAACAAGTGGACCTCAACCTGCTACTAGGTACCGCAAAAAGAAAGTAATAAAAGAAGTGCTTCCTGATGACACAGACATCTACGAGGACCCTTCTTCCACTCTTCACTT CACAAGTCAGGGTTTGGAAATTGCTTCACCTGTTATTCTTGTGGACGGTTACAATGTATGTGGCTATTGGGGAAAGCTTAAGAAGGATTTCATGAATGGCAGGCAAGAAATTGCAAGACAAATGCTCATTGATGAGCTGGTATCTTTCAGTGCAGTAAGAG AGGTAAAAGTTGTAGTCGTATTTGATGCTGCCATGTCCGGGCTTTCTACACATAAGGAAACATATAAAGG GGTTGATGTTGTATATTCCACTGACTTATCTGCTGATTCTTGGATAGAGAAGGAG GTCGAAGCCTTGGTGGCAGATGGCTGCCCCAAAGTCTGGGTTGTGACATCTGATGCATTGGAGCAACAATTAGCACATGGAGAA GGTGCTCTTATTTGGAGCTCGAAAAGATTGGTCAAAGAG TTAAAAGAATCAGAGAAGGAACTTGATATAGAACTGAAGGAAACCAG GTCAACGTCGTTGCAAGGAAAACTTCTGCAGCACAAGCTGAACCCAAAAGTAGTACACGCATTGAAAGGTCTTAGGAATCAGCTTGAAGAACAAGAACGGAGAAAAAAGTGA
- the LOC133915035 gene encoding ras-related protein RABA2a-like: protein MAGRRAAAWEQGGDEYDYLFKVVLIGDSGVGKSNLLSRFTRNTFSLDSKSTIGVEFATRTIQVESKTIKAQIWDTAGQERYRAITSAYYRGAVGALLVYDVTKGATFENVKRWLKELRDHADANTVVMLIGNKTDLGHLRSVAQGDAAAFAEREGLSFVETSALDATNVDRAFQTLLTEIYRIISKKALASDKAASGAGAVGEGQPIQVAGGVTTRCCAF from the exons ATGGCGGGGCGGCGTGCGGCGGCGTGGGAGCAGGGCGGCGACGAGTACGACTACCTGTTCAAGGTGGTGCTGATCGGGGACTCGGGCGTCGGCAAGTCCAACCTCCTCTCCCGCTTCACCCGCAACACCTTCTCCCTCGACTCCAAGTCCACCATCGGCGTCGAGTTCGCCACCCGCACCATCCAG GTGGAAAGCAAGACGATAAAAGCACAGATATGGGACACGGCCGGGCAAGAGCGGTACCGCGCGATCACGAGCGCCTACTACCGCGGCGCCGTGGGCGCGCTCCTGGTCTACGACGTCACCAAGGGCGCCACCTTCGAGAACGTGAAGCGGTGGCTCAAGGAGCTCCGCGACCACGCCGACGCCAACACCGTCGTCATGCTCATCGGCAACAAGACCGACCTCGGCCACCTCCGCTCCGTGGCGCAGGGGGACGCGGCCGCATTTGCGGAGCGGGAAGGCCTGTCTTTCGTCGAGACCTCGGCGCTCGACGCCACCAACGTCGACAGGGCGTTCCAGACCCTGCTCACGGAGATCTACCGCATCATCAGTAAGAAGGCGTTGGCGTCCGATAAGGCTGCGTCAGGTGCCGGCGCTGTCGGGGAGGGGCAGCCGATTCAGGTGGCGGGCGGCGTGACGACGAGATGCTGCGCCTTCTAG